In a genomic window of Candidatus Omnitrophota bacterium:
- a CDS encoding response regulator transcription factor: protein MAIRIIIADDHDIIRTGIKSVLKPYTEYEVCAEAENGDQALEAAEKIKPDILLLDISMPKIGGLDIISRVKRVSPQTKIIIISVHKLGAYVLKALRLGVSGYLNKDNVAEELILALARVSAGKVYLGEAISEYLADSVKEPNKKTGAIATLNERENDVLRLVVEGKTAKEIAEILFISRRTVENHKNSILKKLNLHKTSDLIKYALENKIVDV, encoded by the coding sequence ATGGCAATAAGAATTATAATAGCAGATGATCATGATATTATTCGTACCGGGATTAAAAGTGTACTTAAGCCCTATACAGAATATGAAGTTTGTGCGGAGGCTGAAAATGGGGATCAGGCTTTGGAGGCGGCGGAGAAAATTAAACCCGATATTTTGCTCCTGGATATTTCAATGCCTAAGATTGGCGGATTGGATATTATTTCAAGAGTTAAGCGGGTATCACCGCAAACAAAAATTATTATTATCTCAGTGCACAAGTTGGGAGCGTATGTGTTAAAAGCTTTACGTCTTGGGGTTAGTGGATACTTAAATAAAGACAATGTGGCCGAAGAATTAATTTTAGCTTTGGCTAGAGTATCTGCGGGCAAGGTTTATTTGGGGGAAGCAATTTCGGAATATTTGGCGGATTCGGTGAAAGAACCCAATAAAAAAACCGGAGCAATAGCAACTTTAAATGAGCGGGAAAACGATGTTCTGCGTTTGGTTGTGGAAGGAAAAACCGCCAAGGAGATTGCTGAGATTTTGTTTATCAGCCGCAGGACAGTAGAAAACCATAAAAATAGCATCTTAAAAAAGCTTAATTTACACAAAACAAGCGACTTGATAAAATACGCTTTGGAGAATAAAATCGTCGATGTTTAA
- a CDS encoding ATP-binding protein: MMKSEMILKMIGMNLKEKKLLFAFAFLILLTLVIGLVGISQIQGLTRKIEDLGKNNLTLESAVLEMRIKNANYAMGIRNYCYWRLARYLGAVPMAAGANKIFSTGESFKQQLKLYRQNAYSNQQKAWANQAGLAFDNVFILGKKIIQMADQKGSDRVNEAVNGLLMSFENQIFKIDEFLDNSMGKSNLEEVRRQMVLARVDKARSIFFLSISLVTALIVGTLIAVAVYRRRIKERLLRQDMYNRMINVEEDERRRLSNAVHDEMGQDLSALKIYLGLISQELSGKASLRGAAGDAGTSCPRNDTVDLMAKAEQCRKITSGLIEKSHNIAFLLRPPDLDEVGLVESLEALLLEYKHLTGIDYNYQKPGAFFELSAEYSLLFYRITQELLTNMAKHSGAKHVELKLEQKTGSAELSYMDDGQGFDYNRMFKHPFRRREDKLRFGLLGLQERVELLDGQMQIKSSVGKGTNIFVLLPIY; the protein is encoded by the coding sequence ATGATGAAGTCTGAAATGATTCTTAAAATGATTGGTATGAATCTTAAAGAAAAAAAGCTTCTTTTTGCTTTTGCATTTTTAATCTTGCTTACGCTGGTTATTGGGTTGGTGGGAATATCCCAGATTCAGGGGTTGACCCGTAAGATCGAAGATTTAGGAAAAAATAATTTAACTTTGGAATCGGCGGTTTTGGAGATGCGTATAAAAAATGCTAATTATGCGATGGGTATCCGTAATTATTGTTATTGGCGCCTGGCACGATACTTGGGGGCAGTGCCTATGGCCGCAGGTGCCAATAAAATTTTTTCAACGGGAGAAAGTTTTAAACAGCAATTAAAACTTTACCGCCAGAATGCTTATTCAAATCAGCAGAAAGCTTGGGCCAATCAGGCAGGTTTGGCCTTTGATAATGTATTTATTCTAGGTAAAAAAATTATCCAGATGGCTGATCAGAAAGGATCAGATAGGGTTAATGAAGCAGTTAATGGTTTGTTAATGAGTTTTGAAAATCAGATTTTTAAGATTGATGAATTTTTGGATAATTCTATGGGTAAATCTAATCTAGAAGAAGTGCGGCGGCAGATGGTTTTAGCCAGAGTGGACAAAGCGCGCTCAATTTTTTTCTTGAGTATTAGTTTGGTTACAGCGCTAATTGTAGGGACTTTAATTGCTGTAGCAGTTTATCGGCGCAGAATTAAAGAACGGCTATTGCGGCAGGATATGTATAATCGGATGATTAATGTTGAAGAGGATGAGCGCCGGCGCCTGTCTAATGCCGTGCATGATGAAATGGGGCAGGACTTGAGCGCGCTAAAAATTTATCTGGGCCTTATTTCTCAGGAACTATCAGGAAAAGCGTCATTGCGAGGAGCCGCAGGCGACGCGGGCACTTCGTGTCCTCGCAATGACACAGTGGATTTAATGGCAAAAGCAGAACAATGCAGGAAAATAACCTCCGGATTAATTGAGAAAAGCCATAATATTGCCTTTCTCCTGCGGCCGCCGGATTTAGATGAGGTAGGTTTGGTGGAAAGCCTGGAGGCCCTGCTTTTAGAGTATAAACATCTTACTGGCATTGATTACAATTACCAGAAACCAGGGGCATTTTTTGAACTTTCTGCGGAATATAGCTTACTTTTTTACCGGATCACCCAAGAGTTGCTAACGAATATGGCCAAACATTCCGGAGCCAAACATGTAGAATTAAAATTAGAGCAAAAAACCGGTAGCGCAGAGTTGTCTTATATGGATGACGGGCAGGGGTTTGATTATAACAGAATGTTTAAACATCCTTTCCGCCGCAGAGAAGATAAATTAAGGTTTGGGCTTTTAGGTTTGCAAGAAAGAGTGGAGTTACTTGATGGCCAGATGCAGATAAAATCCAGCGTAGGCAAAGGCACAAATATTTTTGTTTTGTTACCAATTTATTAA